One region of Pelorhabdus rhamnosifermentans genomic DNA includes:
- the ilvD gene encoding dihydroxy-acid dehydratase — protein MKKALENLPTYQRAIAKGHLGSCGAQYRDLNKPIIAVVNTWNEIVPGHCHLRALAEDVKKGILAAGGYPLEFNTIAICDGIAQGHKGMRYALPSRELIADSVEAMINGHGIFDGMVLLGSCDKIVPALLMATARINIPSVVVTGGPMVNRIKPRESKAARQKFLAGEISEEELFDVTVDYYPSAGVCPFLGTANTMCLVAESLGMSLSGSTAVPALDDLRNEFAYKSGMAVMELLERDVKPRDIMTLSAFYNAIAFVSGIGGSLNSVLHLPAIAHECGLKITYDDFDRISKKTPLIVRVTPNSPDYTVAHLQAVGGVPTIMKELLPVLDDSVMTVDGKTLSEVIEGAISPDGKIIKSFSAPFADEGGIAVLTGNLAPEGAIVKSSAVPPELWQFSGPAKVFESEEECIESVERGLVSSGDVIIVRNEGPKGGPGMREMHRITEVVVKLKNVAVITDGRFSGASAGLSIGYLSPEAAENGPISLVEQGDLIEIDIHQRTLHWHVAESEAERRVNRNKRLQRQEESSFLELYRMSTTSAANGAVRKLNHE, from the coding sequence ATGAAAAAAGCACTAGAGAATTTGCCTACTTATCAGCGAGCTATAGCGAAAGGACATCTTGGCTCCTGTGGTGCACAATATCGTGACTTGAACAAGCCCATTATTGCTGTTGTGAATACGTGGAATGAAATTGTTCCTGGTCACTGTCATTTGAGAGCGTTAGCAGAGGACGTAAAGAAAGGTATCTTAGCTGCCGGCGGGTATCCGTTGGAATTCAATACTATTGCCATTTGTGACGGCATTGCCCAGGGGCATAAAGGGATGCGTTATGCTTTGCCAAGCCGTGAACTTATTGCCGACTCTGTTGAGGCCATGATCAATGGACATGGGATCTTTGACGGAATGGTTTTATTAGGCTCATGCGATAAAATTGTCCCTGCTTTACTTATGGCTACAGCAAGAATCAATATACCGTCAGTCGTTGTGACGGGTGGCCCAATGGTGAATCGGATAAAACCGCGGGAATCTAAAGCGGCGCGTCAGAAGTTTTTAGCAGGAGAAATATCGGAGGAAGAATTGTTTGATGTGACAGTGGATTATTATCCGAGTGCTGGGGTTTGTCCGTTCTTAGGTACTGCGAATACCATGTGTTTGGTTGCTGAATCATTAGGAATGTCGTTATCTGGCTCGACGGCTGTTCCGGCCTTGGATGATTTGCGAAATGAGTTTGCTTATAAAAGTGGCATGGCAGTCATGGAACTTCTGGAAAGAGATGTGAAACCCAGGGATATTATGACGTTGTCTGCTTTTTATAATGCCATCGCTTTCGTATCTGGTATCGGGGGATCATTGAACTCTGTTTTGCATCTGCCAGCGATTGCCCATGAATGTGGATTAAAGATAACCTATGATGACTTTGATCGAATTAGCAAGAAAACGCCGCTTATTGTACGAGTAACTCCGAATAGTCCAGATTATACCGTAGCACATCTTCAGGCTGTCGGCGGTGTTCCGACGATCATGAAAGAACTTTTGCCTGTGTTGGATGATAGCGTAATGACTGTTGATGGAAAGACACTATCTGAAGTGATCGAAGGTGCAATTTCTCCAGATGGCAAGATCATTAAGTCTTTTAGTGCTCCTTTTGCTGACGAAGGTGGGATAGCGGTTTTAACTGGAAATTTGGCTCCCGAGGGGGCCATTGTGAAAAGTTCTGCTGTACCGCCTGAGTTGTGGCAATTTTCAGGGCCAGCTAAAGTATTTGAATCGGAAGAGGAATGTATTGAGTCTGTTGAAAGAGGACTTGTGAGTTCAGGAGATGTCATTATCGTTCGTAATGAAGGGCCCAAGGGTGGCCCGGGTATGCGGGAAATGCATCGTATTACAGAAGTAGTTGTTAAACTGAAAAATGTGGCTGTGATTACGGATGGAAGGTTCTCAGGAGCATCGGCAGGACTTTCAATTGGTTATTTATCGCCGGAGGCGGCAGAGAACGGGCCTATTTCACTTGTGGAACAGGGCGATTTAATCGAAATTGATATACATCAGCGAACATTACATTGGCATGTTGCTGAATCAGAAGCAGAACGCCGTGTCAATAGAAATAAACGGCTTCAGCGTCAGGAAGAAAGCAGCTTTCTTGAACTTTATCGGATGAGTACGACATCGGCGGCTAATGGTGCAGTGCGTAAGCTAAACCATGAATGA
- a CDS encoding helix-turn-helix transcriptional regulator — MKISRLFEITIILLNKGTVTARELAERFGVSTRTIYRDIDVLSTAGVPVYMNKGNGGGISLLENYAISRTIISDQESESLLLAVKTLQATQYPELDKVLQKMGSIFKNASHNDWVEIDFSHWGSMPNERNKFNDIKRAMLQRKVIRFDYVDADGCRSNRLAEPEKLLYKGSSWYLIAYCRQRQDHRMFRISRLKNVDITAGKFVPKRFPVPEKGEMKSSSKPLVQLNLRFQAKVLNRLYDEFDDALITKNDDGSFDVKVVFPEDEWVYGYIMSFGNFVEVLEPEHIRKIIADRMEQALKIYEQ, encoded by the coding sequence ATGAAAATTAGTCGTTTATTTGAAATAACAATCATTTTACTCAATAAAGGAACGGTTACTGCACGAGAGCTTGCCGAGCGATTCGGCGTGTCCACTAGGACAATTTATCGGGATATTGACGTGCTTTCTACAGCTGGAGTACCTGTATATATGAATAAGGGGAATGGCGGGGGGATATCGCTTTTAGAAAATTATGCTATAAGCAGAACAATTATTTCAGATCAGGAAAGCGAAAGTTTATTATTGGCTGTTAAAACCCTGCAAGCCACTCAATATCCGGAGCTTGATAAGGTGCTTCAAAAAATGGGGTCTATCTTTAAAAATGCTTCCCATAACGATTGGGTAGAAATTGATTTTTCTCATTGGGGAAGTATGCCGAATGAGAGAAATAAGTTCAATGATATCAAAAGGGCCATGTTGCAGCGTAAGGTCATTCGTTTTGACTATGTAGATGCGGACGGTTGTAGAAGTAATCGTTTGGCCGAACCTGAAAAGCTACTTTACAAGGGGAGTTCATGGTATTTGATTGCCTATTGCAGACAGCGTCAAGATCACCGGATGTTTCGTATTTCGAGGCTGAAAAATGTTGACATAACGGCAGGAAAATTTGTACCAAAGAGGTTTCCCGTACCGGAAAAGGGAGAAATGAAAAGTTCTTCTAAACCTCTTGTTCAGTTAAACCTGCGATTTCAGGCAAAAGTTTTAAATCGCCTTTATGATGAGTTTGACGATGCTCTTATTACCAAAAATGATGACGGGAGCTTTGATGTCAAGGTTGTTTTTCCTGAAGATGAATGGGTTTATGGCTATATTATGTCTTTTGGTAATTTTGTTGAAGTATTGGAGCCGGAGCATATTAGAAAAATTATTGCTGATCGAATGGAACAAGCGCTGAAAATTTATGAACAGTGA
- a CDS encoding helix-turn-helix domain-containing protein has product MSISYKRLFHLLIDKGIKDSDLRKLSGISAPTMAKLKQDKVVQTDIISKVCAALNCQPGDIMEYIPEQKDEGK; this is encoded by the coding sequence ATGTCAATCAGTTATAAAAGACTATTTCATTTACTTATAGACAAGGGTATAAAGGATAGTGATTTAAGAAAATTATCCGGTATTTCTGCACCTACTATGGCAAAATTAAAACAGGATAAGGTAGTTCAGACTGATATTATAAGTAAAGTCTGTGCAGCTCTCAACTGTCAGCCGGGGGATATTATGGAGTACATTCCTGAACAAAAAGATGAAGGAAAATAA
- a CDS encoding chloramphenicol acetyltransferase → MNFHYIDLDTWERKEYFDYYIHTIKTKYNVNVNIDITELLSQVKQKKLRFYPTFIYLVSKAVNQNKEFRMSFDPNGRLGYWEYSNPSYTIFHDDDKTFSDLWTEYNDDFSIFYRQAVEDLEKYQDVKGIKAKPNRPENFCPMSCVPWLSFTGYSNDTFSESKMLFPVITFGKYFKRHHHMLIPFSIFVNHAVADGYHTCKLIQDIQQFSFESQIWMNE, encoded by the coding sequence ATGAACTTTCATTATATTGATTTAGATACTTGGGAACGTAAGGAATATTTTGATTATTACATTCACACCATTAAAACGAAATATAATGTAAATGTAAATATTGATATTACGGAACTCTTATCACAAGTAAAACAGAAAAAGTTGCGATTTTATCCTACCTTTATTTATTTGGTTTCTAAAGCTGTCAATCAAAATAAAGAATTTAGGATGTCTTTTGATCCAAATGGAAGACTGGGATATTGGGAGTATAGCAATCCGTCTTATACGATATTTCATGATGATGATAAGACTTTTTCTGACCTTTGGACAGAGTACAATGATGATTTTTCTATCTTTTACAGACAGGCTGTAGAAGATTTAGAAAAATATCAAGATGTGAAGGGGATTAAGGCAAAGCCAAATAGGCCTGAAAATTTTTGCCCCATGTCTTGCGTACCCTGGTTAAGTTTTACCGGATATAGCAATGATACTTTTAGCGAGTCTAAAATGCTTTTTCCTGTCATCACATTTGGTAAGTATTTTAAGCGACATCATCATATGCTGATACCTTTTTCGATCTTTGTTAATCATGCCGTAGCTGATGGCTATCATACATGTAAACTGATTCAAGATATTCAGCAATTTTCTTTTGAAAGTCAAATATGGATGAATGAATAA
- a CDS encoding DUF6809 family protein has translation MRVFETTTTELRLMHDASDLMNLEKVSRNYYWAEQKIDQLEKEFSKTLPEETMEKLEQLHEYFTTQETVAGEIFYNQGFSDGIRLMMQSLAWEPIRR, from the coding sequence ATGCGTGTTTTTGAGACAACTACTACGGAATTACGACTGATGCATGATGCAAGCGACCTAATGAACTTGGAAAAAGTATCACGTAATTACTATTGGGCAGAACAAAAAATTGATCAATTGGAAAAAGAATTCTCCAAAACCTTGCCGGAAGAAACTATGGAAAAATTAGAACAATTACATGAATACTTCACAACCCAAGAAACGGTCGCTGGCGAGATATTCTACAATCAAGGATTTTCGGATGGCATACGACTGATGATGCAATCATTAGCCTGGGAACCTATTCGAAGATAA
- a CDS encoding gluconokinase — translation MRQQAVMGIDIGTTGCRAVIYRPDGTTLANQSLEYPLYTPQAAWAEQDPEEIYAAFIQVVSRAMVQSKLKADELAGICFSAVMHSVIPIDQNGHPLHNMLIWADSRSQLYTEKLKNDFDVKNIYCKTGCPLHPMYPLSKILWFKYERPDIFARTAKFIGIKEFICYRLFGKFIVDKSVATATALYNIHTMEWDSELLTILGISSEMLSEVVPTTFIVQGIVSEIADRLGILTDTPLVMGATDGILSNIGAGAINPGQVTAMIGTSGAVRIVTDKPKVDEKMRTWCYNMTEDYWVLGGAINNGGIAFRWARDKFAATEQYVADKLDLDTYEILSKYAEQKPAGSDGLIMLPFFSGERAPYYNANARGVLFGLNLNHGKRHLVRATMEGIVYSMFSVFRALEEVTGKAGEIRVSGSFTRSRLWVQIMADVFGRVITVPGEPEGAAFGAAILGMYALGMIQDIKEVKHLIHIKERYYPDEALHARYQRLYLVYERIYWNLQKEFEEIAEIQRTF, via the coding sequence ATGCGTCAACAAGCGGTTATGGGCATTGACATTGGTACTACCGGTTGCCGCGCTGTTATCTATCGACCGGACGGTACTACTCTCGCCAATCAGTCGTTAGAATATCCTCTATATACTCCGCAGGCGGCTTGGGCTGAGCAGGACCCGGAGGAAATATATGCAGCGTTCATCCAAGTAGTTAGTCGGGCCATGGTTCAAAGTAAATTAAAAGCGGATGAGTTGGCTGGTATTTGCTTTAGTGCAGTGATGCATAGTGTGATTCCTATTGATCAAAATGGACATCCCCTTCATAATATGTTGATTTGGGCCGATTCTCGCAGTCAACTGTATACTGAAAAATTAAAAAACGATTTTGATGTTAAGAATATTTATTGTAAAACGGGCTGTCCCCTCCATCCCATGTATCCCTTGTCAAAAATACTTTGGTTTAAGTATGAACGACCTGATATTTTTGCTCGTACGGCAAAATTTATCGGTATCAAGGAGTTTATTTGTTACCGCTTATTTGGTAAATTTATTGTCGATAAATCGGTTGCTACTGCTACAGCTCTTTATAATATCCATACCATGGAATGGGATAGCGAACTTTTAACGATACTGGGAATTTCGAGCGAAATGCTGTCTGAAGTCGTGCCAACTACTTTTATTGTTCAAGGCATTGTATCTGAGATAGCTGATCGACTGGGTATCTTGACTGATACCCCTCTTGTTATGGGGGCAACGGATGGAATTTTGTCGAATATCGGGGCAGGAGCCATTAATCCGGGTCAGGTTACAGCCATGATTGGTACGAGTGGCGCTGTACGTATCGTGACGGATAAACCAAAAGTGGACGAAAAGATGCGTACCTGGTGTTACAATATGACGGAGGATTATTGGGTTCTCGGTGGTGCTATTAACAATGGTGGGATTGCTTTTCGCTGGGCTAGAGACAAATTTGCTGCAACGGAACAGTATGTAGCAGATAAACTCGACTTGGATACGTACGAAATATTGAGTAAATATGCTGAGCAAAAGCCTGCCGGTTCGGATGGATTAATTATGCTGCCTTTCTTTTCGGGAGAAAGGGCACCTTACTATAACGCGAATGCTAGGGGGGTGCTGTTTGGACTGAATTTGAATCACGGGAAACGTCATTTGGTTCGTGCTACGATGGAAGGAATCGTCTATAGTATGTTCAGCGTTTTTCGGGCATTAGAGGAAGTAACAGGAAAAGCGGGTGAGATTCGTGTAAGTGGCAGTTTTACCCGTTCCCGGTTATGGGTTCAGATCATGGCAGACGTTTTCGGGCGAGTGATTACTGTTCCTGGGGAGCCGGAAGGGGCTGCTTTTGGAGCAGCCATTTTGGGAATGTATGCGTTGGGGATGATTCAGGATATTAAGGAAGTCAAGCATTTGATCCATATTAAAGAACGATACTATCCTGACGAGGCCCTTCATGCGCGTTACCAGAGACTCTATTTGGTATATGAACGAATTTACTGGAATTTACAAAAGGAATTTGAAGAAATAGCCGAAATTCAGCGGACCTTTTAA
- a CDS encoding Fic family protein, which yields MKELLDKIDRLQQEISQNRPLEEPMLSQLKAYYRIGLTFSSNALEGNSLTETETKVVLEDGLTIGGKPLRDHLEALGHSQAFDLMFSLIKQKCFTEQDVLALHRMFYHQIDDSQAGGYRRQRVFISGSQYPVPDWPDISKLMEEWLQQLSEQRKKLHPVEFAAQVHKRFVFIHPFIDGNGRVARLLTNLVLLQAGYLIVIIPPVTRTEYINSLEKAHTDDSDFRRFIAERVLETQRDYLRLLGK from the coding sequence ATGAAAGAATTGTTGGATAAGATTGACCGCCTTCAACAAGAAATCAGTCAGAACCGCCCGCTTGAGGAGCCTATGCTGAGCCAATTAAAGGCCTATTACCGGATTGGCCTAACCTTTAGTAGTAATGCTCTGGAAGGCAATTCATTGACAGAAACAGAAACAAAAGTTGTATTAGAAGACGGACTTACCATTGGCGGGAAGCCACTCCGAGATCATCTTGAAGCTCTCGGTCACAGCCAGGCATTTGATTTGATGTTTTCACTTATAAAGCAGAAATGTTTTACTGAGCAGGATGTTTTAGCTCTACATCGAATGTTTTATCATCAAATTGATGATAGTCAAGCAGGGGGTTATCGCCGTCAGCGCGTGTTTATAAGCGGCTCGCAGTATCCTGTTCCTGATTGGCCAGACATTTCAAAGCTAATGGAAGAATGGCTTCAACAATTGTCTGAACAACGAAAAAAACTGCATCCAGTGGAATTTGCAGCCCAAGTGCATAAACGTTTTGTTTTTATTCATCCCTTTATTGACGGTAATGGCCGTGTGGCCAGGCTCTTAACTAACTTGGTATTGCTTCAGGCTGGTTATTTGATTGTCATCATTCCACCTGTTACCCGTACGGAATATATTAACAGTCTGGAAAAGGCTCATACGGATGATTCCGACTTCCGGCGATTTATCGCCGAAAGGGTATTGGAGACGCAGCGGGATTATTTAAGGTTGCTTGGTAAATAG
- a CDS encoding GntP family permease: protein MLIGLAAISVLLLLIMITKFKVNPFVTLMVVSVFLGLAAGMPLDKIVDSIQAGMGNTLGFIAIVLGLGTMLGKMLEESGGAERIAKTLIHAFGLRQVHWAMMFVAFIVGIPVFFQVGFVLLIPLVFTIAKETGLSLLKVGLPLLAGLSVVHGMVPPHPAAMAAVNIFKADIGKTIVYSLIVGLPTAAIAGPIFATYISKRMEHIAVPEGFASQIKAGREEHEMPGFGITILTILMPVLLMLLGTIADLTLDKTSYAFAVMKFVGSPFMSLLLALLFAFISFGFYRNFTMGQIGKFCDQSLPVIASILMVIGAGGAFNKVLLDSGVGNEIAKLASVMQLNPIVLGWTIAAMIRVATGSATVSMMTAAGIVAPIVANQSGVSKELVVLAVGSGSLILSHVNDSGFWIIKEYFGMTVPQTLKTWTVLETLLGVSALIFTLILSQVV, encoded by the coding sequence ATGTTAATTGGACTTGCTGCGATTTCTGTTCTCTTACTTTTAATTATGATTACTAAGTTCAAGGTGAATCCTTTTGTAACATTAATGGTAGTTTCTGTTTTTCTCGGTTTAGCGGCTGGCATGCCGTTAGATAAAATTGTCGATTCTATTCAGGCTGGGATGGGAAATACACTTGGTTTCATAGCCATTGTTTTGGGACTTGGGACAATGCTGGGCAAGATGTTAGAGGAGTCTGGCGGTGCGGAAAGAATAGCAAAAACATTGATTCATGCGTTCGGGCTCAGACAAGTGCATTGGGCGATGATGTTCGTTGCCTTTATCGTTGGTATTCCGGTGTTTTTTCAAGTAGGATTTGTTCTGTTAATTCCTCTAGTATTTACGATTGCCAAGGAAACGGGATTGTCTTTACTGAAAGTTGGATTACCGCTACTGGCAGGATTGTCTGTTGTGCACGGAATGGTTCCCCCCCATCCGGCAGCTATGGCAGCGGTGAACATTTTTAAGGCGGATATTGGCAAGACGATCGTATACAGTCTAATTGTTGGATTACCCACAGCTGCAATCGCTGGCCCTATTTTTGCAACGTATATCTCAAAAAGGATGGAGCATATTGCCGTGCCGGAAGGGTTTGCCAGCCAGATTAAGGCAGGACGAGAAGAGCATGAAATGCCTGGTTTTGGCATTACCATTCTTACAATATTAATGCCGGTTTTATTGATGCTGTTAGGGACGATAGCTGATCTTACGCTAGATAAAACTTCTTATGCTTTTGCAGTTATGAAATTTGTGGGCAGCCCGTTTATGTCATTGCTATTGGCTCTGTTGTTTGCTTTTATTTCGTTTGGATTTTATCGTAATTTCACAATGGGCCAAATTGGCAAGTTTTGTGATCAGTCTTTGCCTGTTATCGCGAGTATCCTAATGGTTATCGGCGCGGGTGGTGCTTTTAATAAGGTGCTGCTAGATAGTGGCGTTGGGAACGAAATTGCCAAGTTGGCTTCGGTGATGCAACTCAATCCGATTGTTCTGGGTTGGACTATTGCCGCTATGATTCGGGTTGCTACAGGTTCAGCTACTGTTTCTATGATGACTGCTGCGGGGATTGTAGCACCCATTGTGGCAAATCAAAGCGGTGTTTCAAAAGAATTAGTGGTTTTAGCTGTTGGTTCAGGTTCTTTAATTCTCTCTCACGTCAATGATTCTGGTTTCTGGATTATCAAAGAATATTTTGGTATGACTGTTCCACAGACATTGAAAACGTGGACTGTTCTAGAAACACTGCTAGGTGTTTCGGCGTTAATATTCACTTTGATTCTTTCTCAAGTGGTATAA
- a CDS encoding MurR/RpiR family transcriptional regulator has product MSDNQPSASCLPLLRSMYNDLTKAEQKIADYILQNSANVIHMTISELADASQSAEATIFRFCRKLNFVGFQGLKIALAGDLFSPVKSVYQEVEISDSAEVFAPKIFNIINEGLQDTLKVLDLAALEKAVDILAAARHIDAYGLGGSSIIAADIEHRFMRFGIPVRSYSDPHFQIASASLLQQGDVVVAISHSGASIELLKSVELAKKNQATIIAITSYMKSPITKIADICLHGMARETSYRPEAAASRIIHLAIVDLLYTGVMLKRPETFIENMNKVRLAISSQKL; this is encoded by the coding sequence ATGTCTGATAATCAACCGTCCGCATCTTGTTTACCCCTACTTCGAAGCATGTATAATGATCTTACGAAAGCTGAACAAAAAATTGCTGACTATATATTGCAAAACTCCGCTAACGTCATTCACATGACCATTTCCGAGCTGGCTGATGCATCACAAAGCGCCGAAGCCACCATTTTTCGATTTTGCCGCAAACTAAATTTTGTTGGTTTCCAAGGTTTAAAAATTGCGCTTGCTGGTGATCTCTTTTCGCCAGTCAAATCCGTTTATCAGGAAGTCGAAATCAGTGATTCAGCTGAAGTCTTTGCACCAAAGATTTTTAACATTATCAATGAAGGATTGCAAGATACGCTAAAAGTTCTTGATTTAGCAGCATTAGAGAAAGCAGTTGACATTTTAGCAGCAGCCCGTCATATTGATGCCTATGGTTTGGGAGGATCATCGATCATCGCAGCTGACATTGAGCACCGGTTCATGAGATTCGGAATACCGGTGCGTTCTTACTCCGATCCGCATTTTCAAATTGCCTCAGCATCGTTACTGCAACAAGGTGACGTAGTCGTAGCTATTTCCCATTCAGGTGCCAGCATCGAGCTGCTAAAGAGTGTTGAATTGGCAAAAAAAAATCAGGCTACCATAATAGCCATCACTAGCTATATGAAATCACCCATAACCAAAATTGCCGACATCTGTCTACATGGTATGGCGCGAGAAACAAGCTACCGACCGGAAGCAGCGGCTTCACGAATCATTCACCTAGCTATTGTGGATCTTCTCTATACGGGCGTCATGCTGAAAAGGCCGGAGACATTTATTGAAAATATGAATAAAGTCCGTCTGGCCATTTCAAGTCAAAAGCTTTAA
- a CDS encoding helix-turn-helix domain-containing protein codes for MYNLANHFKPIIAKPQNTMKYVEISPCPLLKPYIRCFWGSPQPVLKFRKEAFIPHSTIIIPDTCMDIIFDIDYYSNKVSSNFCGINNAPFRIFDINKTTCISTFAIRFNFWSVYLFSNIGMKESLNAFIDINEYFYDFKSNLETLLIEKTAMEERIVEVEKYLIKRLSGTKQLNNNIMNASYFILNAKGLISVSEICTKVNISQRQLQRLFLDFIGVSPKKLTDLVRFQNIWKEMHDSPNQNFADISYRYNYTDQSHFNNDFKKYAGRTPNKALIYAKS; via the coding sequence ATGTATAACTTAGCAAATCACTTCAAGCCGATTATCGCTAAGCCCCAAAATACAATGAAATACGTTGAAATTTCGCCATGTCCATTGCTTAAACCTTATATCCGATGCTTTTGGGGTTCCCCACAGCCCGTTTTAAAATTTAGAAAAGAGGCTTTTATCCCCCATTCAACAATCATCATTCCAGATACCTGTATGGATATTATTTTTGACATAGACTACTATTCAAATAAAGTAAGTAGTAATTTTTGTGGTATTAATAACGCGCCGTTTCGAATCTTTGATATAAACAAAACAACATGTATTTCCACTTTTGCAATTCGTTTTAACTTTTGGTCTGTCTATCTTTTTTCCAACATCGGGATGAAAGAATCATTAAATGCTTTTATCGATATTAACGAATACTTTTATGATTTTAAAAGTAACCTTGAAACCTTGCTCATAGAAAAAACAGCAATGGAAGAAAGAATAGTCGAAGTTGAAAAGTATTTGATTAAACGCCTCTCTGGAACGAAGCAACTCAATAACAATATAATGAATGCCAGCTATTTTATTCTAAACGCCAAAGGTTTGATATCCGTATCGGAGATATGCACTAAAGTAAATATCAGTCAAAGACAACTTCAACGTTTATTTTTAGACTTTATAGGTGTTTCACCAAAAAAGCTGACCGATTTAGTAAGATTCCAAAATATCTGGAAGGAGATGCATGATTCTCCAAACCAAAATTTCGCAGATATTTCCTATCGCTATAACTATACCGATCAATCCCACTTTAATAACGATTTTAAAAAATATGCTGGCAGAACACCAAATAAAGCGCTTATCTATGCTAAAAGTTAA
- a CDS encoding alanyl-tRNA editing protein — protein sequence MQVKKVFWDDPYLTELTAKVTSINGGMVTVDRTIAYAFSGGQESDYGTINQYPILNAEKIGKQIVYSLEEEHDLHVDDEVLIKIDWERRYKLMRLHFAAEIILELVYQNYNRPEKIGAHISVDKARLDFFWQGNISQTFDFLEREANRLIDDDVMIKSEFSDQASEIRYWEIENFARVSCGGTHIKKTGEIGKVSLKRNNIGKGKERIEIILV from the coding sequence ATGCAGGTGAAAAAAGTTTTCTGGGATGATCCATATCTGACGGAATTAACGGCCAAAGTAACCAGTATCAATGGGGGAATGGTTACTGTTGATCGGACAATTGCCTATGCTTTTTCCGGAGGACAAGAGTCTGATTATGGAACGATAAACCAATATCCTATTCTAAATGCTGAAAAAATCGGGAAACAAATTGTGTATTCATTAGAAGAAGAGCATGATTTGCATGTAGACGATGAGGTACTGATAAAAATAGACTGGGAAAGACGCTATAAATTAATGCGGTTACATTTTGCTGCTGAAATTATTTTGGAACTGGTTTATCAAAATTACAACAGACCTGAGAAAATTGGCGCACATATATCTGTGGATAAGGCGAGATTGGATTTCTTTTGGCAAGGAAATATTTCTCAAACATTTGACTTCCTTGAACGAGAGGCAAACCGATTGATTGATGATGATGTGATGATAAAGAGTGAATTTAGCGATCAGGCAAGTGAAATTCGCTATTGGGAGATTGAAAATTTCGCTAGAGTATCATGCGGGGGAACTCATATTAAAAAAACTGGTGAAATAGGCAAAGTCTCGCTAAAGCGAAATAATATCGGAAAAGGCAAAGAAAGAATCGAAATTATTTTAGTGTAA
- a CDS encoding flavin reductase family protein, translated as MKIEVLSQKPEYFKEEWPKQYEIFHWFEFVCGIPHSLFMISTYKENGKPNACLHSWSSFSGDGGDFFAVMPGILRHSHTFKNIVRTKEFCINFLSRDYFESCRKTVEENSYENDEFALGGFTLEPSKTIQSPRIKESFLSLECRLEMEKDLSQKGIASLIIGKVQTIAIDENFSNNLDNRYGEDGFMFNIHQPKNPLNAEGKFSGIGVIDMIKKY; from the coding sequence TTGAAAATCGAAGTTTTAAGCCAGAAACCTGAATATTTTAAAGAAGAATGGCCTAAGCAATACGAAATATTCCATTGGTTTGAATTTGTTTGCGGCATTCCACATTCGTTATTTATGATTTCAACCTACAAAGAAAATGGTAAACCAAATGCCTGCCTTCATTCATGGAGTTCATTTTCCGGCGATGGCGGAGATTTTTTTGCTGTAATGCCCGGAATTCTACGACACTCCCATACTTTTAAAAACATAGTAAGAACCAAAGAATTCTGTATAAACTTTTTAAGTCGGGATTATTTTGAAAGTTGCCGAAAAACTGTCGAAGAAAATAGTTATGAAAATGACGAATTTGCATTGGGAGGATTCACGCTTGAACCCTCAAAAACAATTCAATCGCCAAGGATAAAAGAAAGCTTTTTATCCCTTGAATGCAGACTTGAAATGGAAAAAGATTTATCACAAAAAGGTATAGCCTCTTTGATCATTGGAAAGGTTCAGACCATTGCCATCGATGAAAATTTTTCTAATAATTTAGATAACAGGTATGGCGAAGATGGATTTATGTTCAATATCCACCAGCCCAAAAATCCATTAAACGCCGAAGGGAAGTTCTCTGGAATTGGAGTTATCGATATGATAAAAAAATACTAA